The following are encoded in a window of Magnolia sinica isolate HGM2019 chromosome 11, MsV1, whole genome shotgun sequence genomic DNA:
- the LOC131218758 gene encoding transcription factor GTE7-like isoform X1, with the protein MASALLASRNEPYWGERKVYMRKNPNPNPKSNPNPNPNSKKLILDPLDQIHVRQPEEPTTVAAAAAAASDDSSSLNRKSISLNRKESAPAAATAGYITFNIAAYSRRELRDLKKRLVSELEKVRSLSHRIDREFQSRSGYSASQFSGNYCGGREVTSARPPALNLSALDGAPFSDGAKEKRTPKANQYYRPSEFLIGKEKLPPPPEAKKASGSKRPLAPPVLARDPKRPASESSTGNFLTSAMKKCSQILIKLMKHKHGWIFNVPVDVVGMGLHDYHQIIKHPMDLGTVKSKMMKNLYNSPLEFAADVRLTFNNAQIYNPKGHDVYAAAEQLLGRFEEMFSPVYRGYEDELRTIEMEEIRRNSWNQIPATTPESVKRPDPSPTPTPTPPAPMLNPPPIQNPSPASAKPSMMRPMTGKQPKPKAKDPNKREMSYDEKQKLGMNLQSLPAEKMDQVVQIIKRRNPNLSHHGDEIEVDIEVVDTETLWELDRFVSNCKKMMSKLKRQALATNQIMASAPEGNKVIRSNTSDHTKSHEILLEYLIADVNLHVLQSPPPAVDTTEEAASAKKGSKKGEIGEEDVDIGEDMPSTNFPPVEIEKDTAGNASRSSSSSSSSSDSSSSSDSDSGSSSGSDSDADDAQSPLAGSKATSPRS; encoded by the exons ATGGCGTCCGCTCTGCTTGCCAGCCGGAATGAGCCGTACTGGGGAGAACGGAAGGTGTATATGaggaaaaaccctaaccctaaccctaaatcaaaccctaaccctaaccctaattctaAGAAGCTGATCTTAGATCCGTTAGACCAGATCCATGTCCGGCAACCCGAAGAACCGACGACCGTCGCCGCAGCGGCCGCTGCCGCCTCCGACGACTCGTCATCGCTCAACCGGAAATCGATCAGCCTCAACCGGAAGGAATCTGCCCCGGCCGCTGCCACCGCTGGATACATCACCTTCAACATCGCTGCGTATTCGAGGCGGGAGCTTCGAGATCTGAAGAAGCGCCTGGTCTCGGAGCTAGAGAAGGTCCGGAGCTTGAGCCACCGGATTGATCGAGAATTCCAGTCTAGATCTGGATACAGCGCATCTCAGTTCTCCGGGAACTACTGCGGCGGCCGCGAGGTGACGTCTGCACGCCCCCCCGCGCTGAATCTCTCGGCGTTGGATGGGGCTCCTTTCTCCGATGGAGCTAAGGAGAAGCGGACACCAAAGGCAAACCAGTACTACCGGCCGTCCGAGTTCCTGATCGGGAAGGAGAAGCTGCCGCCTCCTCCAGAGGCCAAGAAAGCTTCTGGAAGCAAGCGGCCCCTGGCCCCGCCGGTGTTGGCTCGCGATCCAAAGCGTCCGGCGTCTGAGTCATCCACCGGGAACTTTCTTACCTCTGCGATGAAGAAGTGCAGCCAGATCTTGATAAAGCTGATGAAGCACAAGCACGGCTGGATCTTCAATGTTCCTGTTGATGTTGTCGGCATGGGCCTCCATGATTACCACCAGATCATCAAGCATCCGATGGATCTAGGGACTGTGAAGTCGAAAATGATGAAGAATCTCTACAATTCGCCGCTTGAGTTTGCTGCAGATGTGCGGCTGACCTTCAACAATGCGCAGATTTACAATCCGAAGGGCCACGATGTGTATGCTGCGGCAGAACAGCTCCTGGGCCGCTTTGAGGAGATGTTCAGCCCTGTGTACAGGGGGTATGAGGATGAGCTGCGGACAATTGAGATGGAGGAGATCCGGCGAAATTCGTGGAACCAGATCCCTGCAACGACACCGGAGAGTGTCAAGAGGCCTGACCCGAGTCCAACACCAACTCCAACTCCTCCAGCCCCTATGTTGAACCCACCACCGATCCAAAACCCCTCACCGGCCTCAGCCAAGCCCTCGATGATGAGACCAATGACAGGGAAGCAGCCAAAGCCAAAGGCAAAAGACCCTAACAAGCGGGAGATGAGCTATGATGAGAAGCAGAAGCTGGGCATGAACCTTCAGAGCCTCCCAGCGGAGAAGATGGACCAGGTGGTGCAGATTATAAAGCGGAGAAATCCCAATCTGTCTCACCATGGGGATGAGATCGAGGTTGATATTGAGGTTGTTGACACGGAGACACTGTGGGAACTCGATCGGTTTGTGTCTAATTGCAAGAAGATGATGAGCAAGTTGAAGAGGCAGGCGCTTGCCACAAACCAGATCATGGCATCCGCCCCTGAGGGCAACAAGGTAATAAGATCGAATACCTCGGATCATACAAAATCCCATGAAATCCTTCTTGAGTATTTGATTGCTGATGTGAATTTGCATGTTTTACAGTCTCCTCCTCCTGCGGTTGACACAACTGAGGAAGCTGCATCCGCAAAGAAGGGCAGCAAGAAAGGGGAAATAGGTGAGGAAGATGTTGACATTGGTGAGGACATGCCGTCAACAAACTTCCCGCCGGTTGAGATAGAGAAGGACACTGCTGGGAACGCCAGCCGGTCAAGCAGCTCTAGCAGCTCCAGTAGCGATTCTTCATCATCCAGTG ATTCGGATTCAGGCAGCTCGTCGGGGAGTGATTCCGATGCGGATGATGCACAATCGCCATTGGCAGGATCAAAAGCCACTTCCCCGAGAAGCTAG
- the LOC131218758 gene encoding transcription factor GTE7-like isoform X2: protein MASALLASRNEPYWGERKVYMRKNPNPNPKSNPNPNPNSKKLILDPLDQIHVRQPEEPTTVAAAAAAASDDSSSLNRKSISLNRKESAPAAATAGYITFNIAAYSRRELRDLKKRLVSELEKVRSLSHRIDREFQSRSGYSASQFSGNYCGGREVTSARPPALNLSALDGAPFSDGAKEKRTPKANQYYRPSEFLIGKEKLPPPPEAKKASGSKRPLAPPVLARDPKRPASESSTGNFLTSAMKKCSQILIKLMKHKHGWIFNVPVDVVGMGLHDYHQIIKHPMDLGTVKSKMMKNLYNSPLEFAADVRLTFNNAQIYNPKGHDVYAAAEQLLGRFEEMFSPVYRGYEDELRTIEMEEIRRNSWNQIPATTPESVKRPDPSPTPTPTPPAPMLNPPPIQNPSPASAKPSMMRPMTGKQPKPKAKDPNKREMSYDEKQKLGMNLQSLPAEKMDQVVQIIKRRNPNLSHHGDEIEVDIEVVDTETLWELDRFVSNCKKMMSKLKRQALATNQIMASAPEGNKSPPPAVDTTEEAASAKKGSKKGEIGEEDVDIGEDMPSTNFPPVEIEKDTAGNASRSSSSSSSSSDSSSSSDSDSGSSSGSDSDADDAQSPLAGSKATSPRS from the exons ATGGCGTCCGCTCTGCTTGCCAGCCGGAATGAGCCGTACTGGGGAGAACGGAAGGTGTATATGaggaaaaaccctaaccctaaccctaaatcaaaccctaaccctaaccctaattctaAGAAGCTGATCTTAGATCCGTTAGACCAGATCCATGTCCGGCAACCCGAAGAACCGACGACCGTCGCCGCAGCGGCCGCTGCCGCCTCCGACGACTCGTCATCGCTCAACCGGAAATCGATCAGCCTCAACCGGAAGGAATCTGCCCCGGCCGCTGCCACCGCTGGATACATCACCTTCAACATCGCTGCGTATTCGAGGCGGGAGCTTCGAGATCTGAAGAAGCGCCTGGTCTCGGAGCTAGAGAAGGTCCGGAGCTTGAGCCACCGGATTGATCGAGAATTCCAGTCTAGATCTGGATACAGCGCATCTCAGTTCTCCGGGAACTACTGCGGCGGCCGCGAGGTGACGTCTGCACGCCCCCCCGCGCTGAATCTCTCGGCGTTGGATGGGGCTCCTTTCTCCGATGGAGCTAAGGAGAAGCGGACACCAAAGGCAAACCAGTACTACCGGCCGTCCGAGTTCCTGATCGGGAAGGAGAAGCTGCCGCCTCCTCCAGAGGCCAAGAAAGCTTCTGGAAGCAAGCGGCCCCTGGCCCCGCCGGTGTTGGCTCGCGATCCAAAGCGTCCGGCGTCTGAGTCATCCACCGGGAACTTTCTTACCTCTGCGATGAAGAAGTGCAGCCAGATCTTGATAAAGCTGATGAAGCACAAGCACGGCTGGATCTTCAATGTTCCTGTTGATGTTGTCGGCATGGGCCTCCATGATTACCACCAGATCATCAAGCATCCGATGGATCTAGGGACTGTGAAGTCGAAAATGATGAAGAATCTCTACAATTCGCCGCTTGAGTTTGCTGCAGATGTGCGGCTGACCTTCAACAATGCGCAGATTTACAATCCGAAGGGCCACGATGTGTATGCTGCGGCAGAACAGCTCCTGGGCCGCTTTGAGGAGATGTTCAGCCCTGTGTACAGGGGGTATGAGGATGAGCTGCGGACAATTGAGATGGAGGAGATCCGGCGAAATTCGTGGAACCAGATCCCTGCAACGACACCGGAGAGTGTCAAGAGGCCTGACCCGAGTCCAACACCAACTCCAACTCCTCCAGCCCCTATGTTGAACCCACCACCGATCCAAAACCCCTCACCGGCCTCAGCCAAGCCCTCGATGATGAGACCAATGACAGGGAAGCAGCCAAAGCCAAAGGCAAAAGACCCTAACAAGCGGGAGATGAGCTATGATGAGAAGCAGAAGCTGGGCATGAACCTTCAGAGCCTCCCAGCGGAGAAGATGGACCAGGTGGTGCAGATTATAAAGCGGAGAAATCCCAATCTGTCTCACCATGGGGATGAGATCGAGGTTGATATTGAGGTTGTTGACACGGAGACACTGTGGGAACTCGATCGGTTTGTGTCTAATTGCAAGAAGATGATGAGCAAGTTGAAGAGGCAGGCGCTTGCCACAAACCAGATCATGGCATCCGCCCCTGAGGGCAACAAG TCTCCTCCTCCTGCGGTTGACACAACTGAGGAAGCTGCATCCGCAAAGAAGGGCAGCAAGAAAGGGGAAATAGGTGAGGAAGATGTTGACATTGGTGAGGACATGCCGTCAACAAACTTCCCGCCGGTTGAGATAGAGAAGGACACTGCTGGGAACGCCAGCCGGTCAAGCAGCTCTAGCAGCTCCAGTAGCGATTCTTCATCATCCAGTG ATTCGGATTCAGGCAGCTCGTCGGGGAGTGATTCCGATGCGGATGATGCACAATCGCCATTGGCAGGATCAAAAGCCACTTCCCCGAGAAGCTAG